From one Luteipulveratus mongoliensis genomic stretch:
- a CDS encoding roadblock/LC7 domain-containing protein encodes MTNYTGATEQRSLDWLVSKFVDDVPGAAHAVLVSADGLLMAGSARLPADRAEQMAAVSSGLASLATGAARLFDGGTVLQSIVEMQRGYLLLMSVGDGSHLAVLTVESADIGQVGYEMAVLVERVGRMIQAEARGPQLL; translated from the coding sequence ATGACCAACTACACCGGCGCGACTGAGCAGCGCAGCCTCGACTGGCTCGTGTCCAAGTTCGTCGATGACGTCCCCGGGGCAGCGCATGCCGTCCTGGTGTCAGCCGACGGACTTCTCATGGCTGGCAGTGCGCGCCTTCCCGCCGATCGTGCCGAGCAGATGGCCGCGGTCTCATCGGGGCTGGCCAGCCTGGCCACGGGGGCGGCGCGACTCTTCGACGGCGGCACGGTGCTGCAGTCCATCGTCGAGATGCAGCGCGGATACCTCTTGCTGATGAGCGTCGGTGACGGCTCCCACCTCGCGGTGCTCACCGTCGAGTCGGCCGACATCGGCCAGGTCGGCTACGAGATGGCCGTCCTCGTCGAGCGAGTGGGCCGCATGATCCAGGCCGAGGCTCGAGGGCCTCAGCTCTTGTGA